The Vitis vinifera cultivar Pinot Noir 40024 chromosome 7, ASM3070453v1 genomic interval ttatcatagAACACTTGTTTTtacaacaaattttcaaaaaattatttttggtgaAACGTTATCAAAAGTCAGAAAAAATGATTCCTAAATaagttcttatattttatttccttttatttcattatttttttttaatacatatatattatattaagaGTGTATTTTACTGTTATTTTAGAAAGtagtgtttttaacatttctaagattcaaaagataaaaaattttaaatgttaaaaagattagaaaaattttctaaaattactgtcaaatatattttaagttatattctCGTGATCTAATAAAAGTCAaactatatttaatttatttttcctttgccAATACTAATTTAGAAGGCCTTGGGCAAAAAATAGATAATTGCACCAAACAAGAAGTACTGCAATACAAACACCGTTGACATGATCGAAATTAACAAATCAAATAACAAGACAAGCGGCTAGTGGAATAATTTCCTTATTTCAAGAACTCCTCCATTGTTAATATCAAGAACTCCTCCATTGTTAATACCATCTTCACTTGGGAAGATGGTATTAGGAAGCATTAACTCTAATCTTCAAGCCCATATCACAGTGGCCAGGCACACCACAAATGAAGTAGTTATGACCCTTCAACAGCTTAACTGCATCATTTCCAGTGGAGTAAATCTTGGAGCTTGGAGAGGCAGTGCTGCAGCCATTGTAGCCATCCTCATCAATAGCAACAACATTGTGAAATGACGGATTATACTTGAAAACTGTTTCATAAAGATAGAATAAAAAGACACAGAAAAGAGTTGGTACTTGCAAAGAAATCAACATATTAATGCTTAAATATAAAGAGTATAAGTCGGATGTTTTAATTGGTGATGTTACCTAGTTTATCTCCAGCCTTGAATTTTTTCCCACTTGCCCAATTGTTTATATTGAAAGTCCAGCCTGAAGAATCGCCAACCATGAAGGTAGTTGCCTGAGAGGCCTTGACATGAAGCAGCACAAAAACAAGAATGGTAGTAAGAGCTATAGCATGGTTTGCACTGCATCTTCCCTGAAGAGCCATTTTACAAGTAGTGAAGGTTTGGGGAAAGAGAGTGGGAGATTCCTGCCAAGTATTGTAGCAAAGAGATGCCTCTTTAGATGCTTTTATAGAGGATTTTCTATTAACAGTCTGtctctctcccttttttttaaaaataaataaataaataaatttctatatCATTACTAtcattcataatttatttttttttcatcttttactTCTAAGAAATTTTATGTCATTAATCTCATCAATGGTAGTTCCACTTGAAAGAAGCGCTACACAAGaccttctttatttatttatttttcatttgataCTTTCTAGTCTTTAGTGATTGATTGCATGtaggaaaatttgattttcaattcaAGGTCAATTTTTGTGAATAGTTATACCAATTCTCTTTTAGAACTAATATttgtaaaaaggaaaatgatcactgtaaaataattttagatttatagcaactaaaataatattttcaaagtcatgataatttataaaatatcaattgaATGTAGTtatatcttttgaaaaaaatagtttgatgtaaaatttaaatttaaatttttttttttaaaaaaaaacaacttcaaaatttagaatttaaatttaaatatatgtgatgtgaaaaaccaaaatttcaaaattattatactAGCATTTAGGGATGTAAATTAGGTTAGTTCGAAGGccttttttggtaaaatatgaaTCAAACCGATATAGTCATTTTCATATATGATAAAATCTTAATCGAACAAACCAAATCAAGTCTTTTGAGGTCAGTCTAGTCCAACTTTCGTGGATCGGTTTCAACCTACTTTAATGACTTTTTAGTCCTCGACCTAGttgtaaatttgtttttattttgaaccCAAAGCCCATTAGTTTGAGTTTACATTAGGCTCTAAGtttaatttgtattaaaaattaattgaaaccaacttgaatttaatgttaaaaatatattaaatgcatttaaaattaattcggccataatataaaaacaatgaattaaatctaatataaaaaagaaaaaaaaaacttatcaaatatcaaacaattatatatgagttttaaaacatcaatttggtttggtttttattggttaggagattaaaaaaataaaaaaccaaaccaattaggtcgatttttaaaattctcaaaacGAACtgacattttttattattgaaaaccaAACCAATATAATTGGTTTTGGTTGATTTGGATCAGTTTGTCGATTTTTTTGGTTCTGCTTACGCCCCTACCCACATGCACACAAGGTGTAAATGAGGAAGACATTTTCCTAGCTtgcttaaataaattaaaactaatgaAGGACAAATTGATCACTTTGGGTAATGATCTTCAGTACTAAGCATGCAAAGTTAATTTTACTCACCTCCTATCATGATTTAACTAAACACACTTAATCTTCATTGGTTTAAAATTTCACCAAATACCTCATTTATTTGAACTAAGAGAGGAGATGAGCAAAAATAACGAGTGAAGGAGGAGATgagtaaaaataacaaataaaaagataggAAAAGTAttgaatgaaatttcaaaaatgtaTTAGTCAATATCTCAATGGAGATGAAAGAGAGTTAAATGAAATAAACCCTACAATATTTTATGTGaattgatattttatgaattaatatattattcatATAGCATTTGGAAAGAgtatttaaaatatgtataaaataaactatttttagacttggttttttttttctttttaataaagtagtcaaattaaatttagtacTTATAATATCAAAACACTTTAGATCTTCATTGATCAATTCAATATTTACAAATTTTGAATACCTAGTGGATATATGTTTGagttttattgatttgaaattttattaaatgcaTCCCCTATTTTGAGTGAGAGGGGAGTTCAGtgaaaataacaataacaagTACAAAGGATAGAGaatgtatttgatgaaattttaaagcCAAGTA includes:
- the LOC100244820 gene encoding basic blue protein is translated as MALQGRCSANHAIALTTILVFVLLHVKASQATTFMVGDSSGWTFNINNWASGKKFKAGDKLVFKYNPSFHNVVAIDEDGYNGCSTASPSSKIYSTGNDAVKLLKGHNYFICGVPGHCDMGLKIRVNAS